A portion of the Lathamus discolor isolate bLatDis1 chromosome 5, bLatDis1.hap1, whole genome shotgun sequence genome contains these proteins:
- the EMILIN1 gene encoding EMILIN-1 produces MAPWLWPCLLAAQALAANFPSRYSLYTGGAASLGTVQATAPQSPATAHGAARAASRHRNWCAYVVTRTVSCVVEDGVESFVKPDYQPCAWGQLQCPRVLAYRSFLRPRYKLSQRTVSELAWRCCQGYSGEDCTEGPAPAVPQPTGRPRPRPGRPTLSGFGNPLSGLGGEGGGDVEKVRRLEEQVRRLSEQVEELRAGREPPLEHPQRAAAGGSPEGEQAADAAPAEVREALSQVQRRLEELETRLRHQEGGRDGAVAAVEGGPPAAMALHELERRLQETCAACTASTEGLRRQMAEDRERMRALEKLVGSVDERNREAVETVQRHISSLSSRLAPQPLPDDVYRRLAELERRLEGLPMAAVAGPGGQGPVLARRLAELEGRLNASRAGPWPPEPEWRQGGLPGRVANLSRAVEGLVASGAQRGARLTELEGLLARCSQPCAAPPAGSQDGQLGALLRQLERRLQDTEGQLQALGAGRDGLAGMLQGLRAEGGELRELLAEQGEALGRLLVQLEPGGTVAEELAQLRNRTGRLEAELGGTSGSHCPQPCAPLLPGELQQLRVEVDACTAACRPPQPGLTAPELEPELEPEAPLEGFSVFGGTSPSELRALRGELASALLSLGGLNATVEGLQDALDQQDARQRQLGAITDRIVSELDQAAAAAAAREAESAERLEALARELARPGGCPAGLEPRVAKLEGVCEQLEAVAGGLRGVREGLGRHVAGLWAAVRELNGTAGARAVLLEKALQAQLQRRLGALNASLEHLRGDVLGLTTRELTGPPGPPGPVGPIGEMGPPGPAGPPGKDGEQGPMGPQGLPGERGDVGEPGSVPRVAFSAALSTRRTEPGTVPFDQVLLNDGGAYDPETGMFTAPVSGRYLVSAVLTGHKGEKLEAVLSRSNLGIARLDSAGFQPEGLEKEPVAALQPSPGSLGVFSLLLPLAAGETLCVDLVSGRLAHAPDEPLTVFSGALLYDSEEP; encoded by the exons ATGGCCCCCTGGCTCTGGCCGTGCCTCCTGGCCGCCCAGGCCCTGGCCGCCAACTTCCCCTCCAGGTACAGCCTCTACACCGGGGGCGCCGCCTCGCTCGGCACCGTCCAGGCTACGGCCCCGCAGAGCCCCGCCACGGCCCACGGCGCTGCCCGGGCCGCCAGCCGGCACAG GAACTGGTGTGCCTACGTGGTGACGCGCACTGTGAGCTGTGTGGTGGAGGACGGCGTCGAGAGCTTCGTGAAGCCGGATTACCAGCCCTGCGCCTGggggcagctccagtgccccCGCGTCCTGGC GTACCGCAGCTTCCTGAGGCCCCGGTACAAGCTGTCCCAGCGGACAGTGTCGGAGCTGGCCTGGCGCTGCTGCCAGGGATACTCAGGCGAGGACTGCACCGAGGGGCCGGCACCAGCTGTGCCCCAGCCCACcggccggccccggccccgccccggccgCCCCACACTCTCCGGCTTCGGCAACCCCCTCAGCGGCCTGGGGGGTGAAG GCGGCGGGGACGTGGAGAAGGTGCGGCGGCTGGAGGAGCAAGTGCGGCGGCTGAGCGAGCAGGTGGAGGAGCTGCGGGCCGGGCGGGAGCCACCGCTGGAGCACCCGCAGCGGGCGGCAGCGGGCGGCAGCCCCGAGGGCGAGCAGGCGGCTGATGCGGCCCCGGCCGAGGTGCGGGAGGCGCTGAGTCAAGTCCAGCGgcggctggaggagctggagaccCGCCTGCGGCACCAGGAGGGTGGCCGGGACGGTGCGGTGGCGGCGGTGGAGGGGGGCCCGCCGGCGGCGATGGCCCTGCATGAGCTGGAGCGACGGCTGCAGGAGACCTGCGCTGCCTGCACGGCCAGCACCGAGGGGCTGCGGCGGCAGATGGCCGAGGACCGGGAGCGCATGCGGGCCCTGGAGAAGCTGGTGGGCTCGGTAGACGAGCGCAACCGGGAGGCGGTGGAGACGGTGCAGCGGCACATCAGCAGCCTGAGCAGCCGCCTGGCCCCGCAGCCGCTGCCGGACGACGTGTACCGGCGCCTGGCCGAGCTGGAGCGGCGGCTGGAGgggctgcccatggcagcggtggcggggccgggcgggcaggGCCCAGTGCTGGCCCGGAGGCTGGCGGAGCTGGAGGGGAGGCTGAACGCCTCACGGGCTGGCCCGTGGCCCCCCGAGCCCGAGTGGCGGCAGGGCGGGCTGCCGGGACGTGTGGCAAACCTGAGCCGGGCCGTGGAGGGGCTGGTGGCAAGTGGGGCGCAGCGCGGTGCCCGCCTCACCGAGCTGGAGGGGCTGCTGGCccgctgcagccagccctgcgCAGCACCGCCGGCCGGCAGCCAGGACGGGCAGCTCGGAGCACTGCTGCGGCAGCTGGAGCGGCGGCTGCAGGACACCGAGGGGCAGCTCCAGGCCCTGGGGGCCGGCAGGGACGGGCTGGCGGGGATGCTGCAGGGTCTGCGGGCGGAGGGCGGGGAGCTGCGGGAGCTGCTGGCGGAGCAGGGGGAGGCGCTGGGGCGGCTGCTGGTGCAGCTGGAGCCGGGGGGCACTGTGGCggaggagctggcacagctcCGCAACCGGACGGGGCGCCTGGAGGCTGAGCTGGGGGGGACAAGCGGCAGCCACTGCCCCCAGCCCTGCGCCCCACTGCTGCCcggagagctgcagcagctgcggGTTGAGGTGGACGCCTGCACCGCCGCCTGCCGCCCGCCACAGCCCGGCCTCACCGCGCCGGAGCTGGAGCCGGAGCTGGAGCCGGAGGCCCCTCTGGAAGGGTTCAGCGTCTTCGGGGGCACGTCGCCCTCGGAGCTGCGAGCGCTGCGGGGTGAGCTGGCGTCAGCGCTGCTCTCCCTGGGCGGGCTCAACGCCACGGTGGAGGGGCTGCAGGATGCTCTGGACCAGCAGGACGCCCGGCAGCGCCAGCTGGGCGCCATCACCGATCGCATCGTGTCTGAGCTGGACCAGGccgcggcagcggcggcagcgcgGGAGGCCGAGAGCGCGGAGCGGCTGGAGGCGCTGGCGCGGGAGCTGGCGCGGCCCGGGGGCTGCCCCGCCGGCCTGGAGCCGCGCGTGGCCAAGCTGGAGGGTGTCTGCGAGCAGCTGGAGGCCGTGGCGGGCGGGCTGCGCGGCGTCCGCGAGGGCCTGGGCCGGCACGTGGCCGGGCTGTGGGCCGCGGTGCGGGAGCTGAACGGCACGGCCGGCGCCCGGGccgtgctgctggagaaggCGCTGCAGGCGCAGCTCCAGCGCCGCCTCGGAGCCCTCAACGCCAGCCTGGAGCACCTGCGCGGGGACGTGCTGGGCCTGACCACGAGGGAGCTCACCG GCCCTCCCGGGCCCCCTGGACCCGTCGGCCCCATCGGTGAGATGGGACCCCCAGGCCCTGCTGGGCCCCCTGGTAAGGATGGAGAACAAGGCCCCATGGGCCCCCAAG GGCTGCCAGGAGAGAGAG GTGATGTGGGGGAGCCGGGCTCTGTGCCCCGCGTCGCCTTCTCGGCTGCCCTGAGCACCCGGCGGACGGAGCCAGGCACCGTCCCCTTTGACCAGGTCCTGCTCAACGACGGTGGCGCCTACGACCCTGAGACGG GTATGTTCACGGCACCGGTGAGCGGGCGGTACCTGGTGAGCGCGGTGCTGACCGGACACAAGGGCGAGAAGCTGGAGGCCGTGCTGTCGCGCTCCAACCTGGGCATCGCCCGCCTGGACTCAGCCGGGTTCCAGCCCGAGGGGCTGGAGAAGGAGCCGGTGGCCGcgctgcagcccagccctggctcGCTTGGCGTcttcagcctcctgctgccGTTGGCGGCTGGCGAGACCCTCTGTGTGGACCTGGTCTCAGGGCGCCTGGCCCATGCGCCCGATGAGCCCCTCACTGTGTTCAGTGGGGCCCTGCTCTATGACTCCGAGGAGCCCTAG